A single window of Maylandia zebra isolate NMK-2024a linkage group LG2, Mzebra_GT3a, whole genome shotgun sequence DNA harbors:
- the pcdh11 gene encoding protocadherin-11 X-linked isoform X2, whose product MDLASQAHVLVVLLTCVVLQCQAQERDYTVKEEQPENVRIGNLRKDLDLNLDPSIRLSSPLQFKPVYKTGDVPLVRVEANTGEIFTTNHRIDREKLCSGVFNEKRCYYEIEVAVLPDEIFRLVKIRFLIEDVNDNAPLFQSTVINISIPENTAINTRYPVPSAFDPDVGINGIQHYELVKSVSEFGLDIIETPEGDKWPQLIVQQNLDREQKDTFVMKIKVEDGGNPPKSSTAILQVTISDVNDNRPIFKDSELEVTVPENAPVGTSVAQLHATDADLGSNAQIHFAFSNQISSSTKRHFAINSSTGLITVKQPLDREVTPVHKLIVLASDGSSTPSRATVTVNVTDINDNVPSIDTRYIINLVNGTVLLSENAPLNTKIALITVTDKDADLYGKVACYTDHDVPFRLKPVFNDQFLLETAAPLDYETTREYAIKIVASDRGTPPLNTSAMVLIKIKDENDNAPIFPQPEIQLSIPENNDPSTQLIKISATDADSGHNAEIIYTLSPDAPDGFNIDRRSGILSVGKRLDREKQERYSFTVIARDNGSTSLQSNVTVKLIVQDLNDNSPTFTHPEYNFYVPENLPLYGTVGLITVTDADAGDNAVVTLSILNGKDNFIIDPQTGVIKPNITFDREQQSSYTFMVKAVDGGQPPSSSYAKVTINVVDVNDNRPVFVIPSSNYSYDLVRTTTTPGAVVTRVFAIDNDTGMNAELQYSLISSIIITSRVSPRGLFAIDKTTGNITLQEKIVAADQGLHRLVVKVKDLGQPESLHAIALVHLFVNDSVSNATFIQEQLRKSMETPLDRNIGDSEVAPQANGYVIVVIAIIAGTMTVILVIFVTALVRCRQTPRHKVVQKGKQSGEWVSPNQENRQIKKKKKRKKRSPKSLLLNFVTIDESKPDDPTHEHVNGTLDLPVELEEQTMGKYNWATTPTTFKPDSPDLAKHYKSASPQPTFQIKPETPVAPKKHHVIQELPLDNTFVVGCDSLSKCSSTSSDPYSVSECSCQGGFKTAGQSTNRQEMALKPPHYGTLCGTGTARSHRIKINL is encoded by the exons ATGGACTTAGCAAGTCAGGCTCATGTGCTGGTGGTCTTGCTCACCTGTGTGGTCTTACAATGCCAGGCCCAGGAGAGGGACTACACAGTGAAGGAGGAGCAACCAGAGAACGTCCGAATTGGGAATCTGCGCAAGGACCTGGACCTGAACCTAGACCCCAGCATCAGGCTATCCTCGCCGTTGCAGTTCAAGCCTGTGTATAAAACGGGCGATGTGCCTTTGGTGAGGGTGGAGGCTAACACAGGGGAGATCTTTACCACCAATCACAGAATTGACCGGGAGAAGCTGTGCTCCGGGGTCTTCAATGAGAAACGCTGCTATTACGAGATTGAGGTGGCAGTGTTGCCGGATGAGATCTTCAGATTGGTCAAGATCCGCTTCCTGATTGAGGATGTGAATGACAACGCACCCCTTTTCCAGTCCACTGTAATAAACATCTCCATCCCAGAGAACACAGCCATTAACACACGATACCCGGTGCCCTCAGCATTTGACCCTGATGTTGGGATCAATGGGATCCAACATTATGAACTAGTCAAG AGTGTCAGTGAGTTTGGCTTAGACATCATTGAGACGCCCGAAGGTGACAAGTGGCCGCAGCTTATTGTTCAGCAGAACCTGGATCGTGAACAGAAGGATACCTTTGTCATGAAGATAAAGGTGGAGGATGGTGGCAACCCTCCCAAATCCAGCACAGCCATTCTCCAAGTCACCATTTCTGACGTCAATGACAATCGCCCCATTTTCAAGGACAGTGAGCTGGAAGTCACAGTACCAGAAAACGCACCAGTGGGAACATCGGTCGCTCAGCTTCATGCCACGGATGCAGACTTGGGTTCCAATGCGCAGATCCACTTTGCCTTCAGCAACCAGATCTCTTCCTCGACCAAACGTCACTTTGCCATCAACAGCTCTACTGGACTTATCACTGTGAAGCAGCCACTGGACAGGGAGGTAACTCCTGTTCATAAACTCATTGTCCTGGCCAGTGATGGCAGCTCCACCCCTTCCAGAGCCACAGTGACTGTTAATGTAACAGACATTAATGACAATGTTCCCTCTATAGACACTCGCTACATTATCAACCTGGTTAATGGAACTGTTCTGCTGTCTGAGAATGCACCTCTGAACACCAAAATAGCCCTAATTACTGTTACTGACAAGGATGCAGATCTTTATGGCAAAGTAGCTTGCTACACTGACCATGATGTTCCTTTTCGATTGAAGCCTGTCTTTAATGATCAGTTTTTACTCGAGACAGCTGCTCCTCTAGATTATGAGACGACTCGAGAATATGCAATTAAGATAGTGGCCTCGGATAGGGGGACACCTCCTTTGAACACTTCAGCTATGGTCTTAATTAAAATCAAGGATGAGAACGACAATGCGCCCATCTTTCCCCAGCCAGAAATCCAGCTTTCCATACCGGAGAACAATGACCCCTCTACACAGTTAATAAAAATAAGCGCCACTGACGCAGACAGTGGACATAATGCAGAGATTATTTATACTCTCAGCCCTGATGCGCCTGATGGGTTTAACATTGACAGACGGTCAGGAATTCTCTCTGTTGGCAAACGACTGGACAGAGAGAAGCAGGAGAGGTACTCATTCACTGTCATAGCGAGGGACAATGGCTCTACATCCCTGCAGAGCAATGTCACTGTCAAGCTAATTGTCCAGGACCTTAATGACAACAGCCCAACTTTCACACACCCTGAGTACAACTTCTATGTGCCTGAAAACCTGCCTCTCTATGGAACTGTTGGTTTAATCACAGTAACGGATGCAGATGCAGGAGATAATGCTGTTGTAACTTTGTCCATTTTGAATGGGAAAGACAATTTTATCATTGACCCCCAAACTGGCGTGATCAAACCCAATATTACCTTTGATAGGGAACAGCAAAGCTCCTACACATTTATGGTAAAGGCAGTTGATGGAGGACAACCTCCAAGCTCCTCCTATGCCAAGGTCACTATCAATGTAGTCGATGTGAATGACAATCGCCCCGTGTTCGTCATTCCGTCCTCCAATTACTCATATGACCTAGTGCGAACCACCACCACCCCTGGTGCTGTGGTCACCAGAGTGTTTGCCATTGACAATGACACTGGTATGAATGCTGAACTGCAATACAGTCTTATTAGCAGCATCATCATTACATCTAGGGTCTCCCCTCGAGGTCTCTTTGCCATCGACAAAACAACGGGTAACATAACACTGCAGGAGAAAATAGTTGCAGCTGATCAGGGGCTGCACAGGCTGGTAGTCAAAGTCAAAGATTTAGGCCAGCCGGAGTCATTACATGCTATTGCACTCGTTCACTTGTTTGTAAATGACTCTGTGTCAAATGCTACCTTTATACAAGAGCAACTGCGAAAAAGTATGGAGACACCATTGGATCGCAACATAGGGGACAGTGAGGTAGCCCCTCAAGCTAACGGATATGTGATTGTCGTCATAGCTATCATAGCAGGGACCATGACTGTCATCTTGGTGATATTTGTGACCGCTTTAGTGCGCTGCCGACAGACACCCAGACATAAAGTAGTGCAGAAGGGCAAGCAAAGTGGAGAGTGGGTGTCACCTAACCAAGAAAACCGTCAgatcaagaaaaagaagaagagaaagaagcgATCTCCTAAGAGCCTCCTCCTGAACTTTGTGACCATAGATGAATCCAAGCCTGACGACCCCACGCACGAGCATGTTAATGGTACACTGGATCTCCCTGTGGAGCTAGAGGAGCAAACCATGGGGAAGTACAACTGGGCAACCACGCCGACCACCTTCAAACCTGACAGCCCCGATTTAGCCAAGCATTACAAATCTGCATCCCCTCAGCCTACGTTTCAAATCAAAC